From the Comamonas antarctica genome, the window GACGCGCAGCATGTCGCCCACCGACGCAGGCGAGCGGCTATTGCAGAGGGTCGCACCCCGCTTGGACGAGATCGAACGGGAACTCGCTGCGGTTCGGGACATGGGCGAACGACCGTCCGGAAACATCCGTATTACGGCCATCGACTACGTGCTGGACACGGTGGTGTGGCCCCGACTGGCGCCGGTGCTGTCCCGGTATCCTGATGTCCGGGTCGAATTCAATATGGACTACCGCCTGGTCGATATCGCCGCAGACCGGTTCGATATCGGCGTGCGCTTCGGCGACCAGGTCGACAAGGACATGGTCGCAGTGCGACTGACGCCGGATGTGCAACAGACCATCGTGGCAGCACCCGACTATTTCAAAAGCCATTCGCTGCCAACGCAAGTACAAGACCTGGCACGGCATAACTGCATTCCGATGAAGCTGCACGGCGGCGGTATCTACGCCTGGGAACTGCTCGATGGCGGGCGTCCTGTCGAAGTTCGCATAGACGGCCAAGTCACGTTCAACGGTGCTTTCCAGATGCTGAATGCTGCGCTCGACGGCTACGGTCTTGCCTTCCTCCCGGAAGAGCTGACAAGGCTACACATCGAAGCAGGTCGTCTTGTGAGCGTGATGGCGGCTTGCTGCCCCAAGTTTCCTGGGCTGCATGCTTACTACGCCAGCCAGAGGCATTCGTCACGCGCTCTGCGCCTTGTCATCGACGCATTGCGGATGACTTGATAAACCCTTCGGCATCTGCCCCCAACGCTAATCACACCGGTGTCTTCGGCACGTCCAGGAAGCCTGCCCCGCTTCAAGCGCCACTGCCCGCCAACACCCTCCGCGCACAGCCAATGAAACTCCGCAAGGTCGGCGGACAATACGCCGGATTCCACACCAGCATGGCCGGCGCCAGCACCTGCTCGCCCTTGATGCCCACGAAGCGCACCCCATGCACCCGCGAGCGCGCAAGAGAGCGCGGCACCACCGAAATCCCCAGGCCATTGGCCACCATGGCAATGATGGTCAGCCATTGGCGCGCGGCGTGGGCCACCCGCGGGTGGATGCCGGCGCGGGAGAAGATCGCAATGACGTTGTCGTAGTTCGCGGGCGCGACGACGCGCGAGAACATCACGAAAAGCTCATGCTCCAGTTGCTTGAGCTCCACCGATTCGCAGTGGGCCTTGGGGTGGTCTTCGGGCAGGCACAGCAGGAACTCGTCCTCGGCCATGGGCAGGAATTCCAGCTGCGGCGGCACGGCGGCGGCGTTCACGAAACCGGCATGGATCTGGCCGCGCAGCAGTTGGTCGATCTGCTCGGCGCTGGACATTTCATTGAGCACCACGTTCACGTCCGGCATCTGCGCGTGGAACTGCTGGATGATGCCCGGCACCTCGCGGTAGATCTGCGAGCCGGTCATGCCGATTTCCAGCCGGCCGCGCATGCCGCGCGCGACACTTTTGGCCACGTTCGAGGCGCGCGCCACCTGCTCCAGGATCTGGCGGGCTTCCTCGAGGAAGGCTTCGCCGGCCTGGGTGAGTTCCACGTGCTTGCTGTCGCGGATCAGCAGTTGCACCTCCAATTCCTCCTCCAGTGACTTGATGGCGCTGCTCAGCGGTGGCTGGGTGATGGCGAGCCGGCTCGCGGCGCGGCCGAAGTGCAGTTCCTCGGCGAGAACGACGAAGTAGCGCAGGAAGTGAAGCTTCATAGGGGCGGATGGGGACCGTTGACAGCCCCATTGTGCTGCAACGATTCGCAAAAAGAATCGCACCAGCCAAATTGTGGATTGGACGCGAATGGTCATGCCATGGAAGATGGTCACACACCGCCCGCCACAAGCCACGACGGTGCGGATTCCAACGACAACAGGAGACAAAGCATGAAATCCATTCCCCGCGTATTGGCCCTCGCGGCCGGGCTGCTGGCGGCTTCGGCGGCGTTCAGCCAGAGCTATCCCTCGATGCCGGTCACCATGGTCGTGCCGTTCGCGGCCGGCAGCGGCACCGATGCCGTGGCGCGCGTCGTCGCCAAGAAGCTCGGCGAGCGCCTCAAGCAGCCGGTGCTGGTCGACAACCGCGCCGGCGCGAATGCGCAGATCGCGGCCCAGGCCGTGGCCAAGGCCAAGCCCGACGGCTACACGCTGTTCATGACGACCAATACCTCGCACTCTGCCAACCCGAGCCTGATCCTCAATCTCAAGTACGACCCGATCAAGGATTTCACGCCCGTGGCGCGCGTGGGCGAGCTGCCGTTCGCGCTGGTGGTGAACAAGGACGACCCGGCGCGCACGCTGCGCGAGTGGATCGACAACACCAAGGCCCAGCCCGGCAAGCTGTCGTACGCCACGCCCAACAGCACCTCGCTGGTGGCGTCCGAGACCATCAAGCGCATTGCGCGCCTGGATGTGCTGTCCGTGCCCTACAAGTCGAGCCCGCAGGCGCTCACCGACCTGATCGGCGGCACGGTGCAGATGTATGTGGTCGATGTGGGTTCGGGCATGGGCATGATCCAGTCGGGCAGCGTGCGCGTGCTGGGCGTGACCACCAAGGAGCCGCTCAAGTCGATGCCCAATGTGGTGCCCATCGTCAAGGAGGTGCCGGGCTTTGACCTGACCTCGTGGAACGGCATTTTCGGGCCCGCGGGCATGCCCAAGCCCATCGTCGACAAGATCAACGCCGAGCTGCAGCAAGCGCTGGCCGACAAGGAGGTGCAGAAGTCGCTGGCCCAGCTGGGCTTCGAGATCTGGCCGACCAAGACGCCCGAGGAGTTTGCGAAGTATGTGGGCGACCAGCTCGCGCACTGGAACACGCTGGTCAAGCAGGCCGGCATTCGCGCGCAGTGAACATGGACGCCACGAATCCCGCAGACCCCCGCACTCCCGCCGGCCCGCTCGCGGGCGTCAAGGTGCTGGACCTGACGTCCGTCGTGATGGGGCCGTTTGCCACGCAGATCCTGGCCCAGCTGGGCGCCGAGGTGATCAAGGTGGAGACACCCGAGGGCGACAACATGCGCCATGTCGGGCCGATGCGCCACGCCGGCATGGGGCCGATCTTCCTGCATGCGAACGCGGGCAAGAAAAGCATCGTGCTTGACCTCAAGCACCCCGAAGGCCGCGAGGCCGCGCTGACCCTGGCCGAAAGCTGCGACGTGTTCATCAGCAACGTGCGGCCGCAGGCGCTGACGCGGCTGGGGCTGGATTACGACGCGGTGCGCGCACGCAACCCGCGCATCATCCATGTGAGCTGCTGCGGCTTCGACCAGGACGGGCCCGACGCCGCCAAGCCCGCCTATGACGACCTGATCCAGGGCGCGACCGGCGTGCCCTGGCTGATGGGGCAATACGGCGCGCCCGAGCCCGCCTACATGCCAACCACGCTGGCCGACCGCGTCACGGGCCTGCACACGGTGTATGCGGTCACCGCCGCGCTCTATGCGCGCACGCAGTCGGGCACCGGCCAGGCGGTGGTGGTGCCGATGTTCGAGGCGATGGCGCAGTTCATCCTGGGCGACCACATGGCGGGCCTGAGCTTCGAGCCGCCGATGGGCGGCGCCGGCTACGCGCGGCTGCTGACGCCGCACCGCAAGCCCTATCTCACCAGCGACGGCATGCTGTGCGTGCTGATCTACAACGACAAGCACTGGAAGGGCTTTTTCGACGCCATTGGCGAGAGCGAAGGCCTGGCGCACGACCCGCGCTTTGCCACGCACAGCGCGCGCGCAGCGAACATCGACGCGGTGTATGCCGAAGTCGCGCGGCTGATGCGCACGCGCAGCACGGCGCAATGGCGCGCGCTGCTCGATGCCGCCGACGTGCCCAACATGCCGATGAACAGCCCGCAAGACCTGCTGGACAACCCGCAGCTGCGCGCCACGGGCTTTGTCAGCGACACGGTGCATCCCACCGAGGGGCCGATGCACACGCTGGCGCATCCCACCAAATGGTCGGCCACGCCGCCCGCGCGCCATTTCGCGCCCGCGCCGCAGCTGGGCGAGCACACGCGTGAGCTGCTCGAAGACGCCGGCTACGCCCCCGACCGCATCGATGCACTGCTGGCGCAAGGCGCCTGCCGCGCCGCCTCCTGAAAGAAAAATTGCCATGAACCCACGTTATCTGGTCCGCACCGCGGATGTTCCAAGCTACCAGCCCGCCAACCACCACCACACCTTCAACCAGCGCCTGATCGGCCCCGAGACCGTGGGCGCGCAGCAGATGGAAGTGCTGCTGGGCACCCTGCACAAGGGCGGCGGCGCCCTGCCCCATGCGCACCCGGGCATCGAGCAGGCCTGCCATCTGCTCGAAGGCACGGCACATGTCGAGGTGGCCGGCGAGGCCTTCGACATGGTGCCGGGCGACACCTGCTTCTTTCCCGCCGACGAAATGCATGTGTTCACCGTCACCAGCGAGACGCCGGTGAAGCTGCTGGTGATCTACAGCCCGCCCTATGGCGAGTCGCCCGACAAGGTGATCCGCCCTGCACAAGCCACCGCCCAGGAGTCCGCCGCATGAATTTCGCCCTGACTCCCGACCAGGAACAGATCCGCGACGCCATCGAGCGCGTCTGCGCGCCCTTCGATGCCGATTACTGGCTGCGCAAGGACCAGCAAGGCGGCTTTCCCGAGGACTTCCACCAGGCGCTGGCGGCCTCGGGCTGGCTGGGCATTGCCATGCCCGAGGCCTATGGCGGCGCGGGCCTGGGCATCAGCGAAGCCGCGCTGATGATGCACACCATCGCGGCCACGGGGGCCGGCCTGTCCGGCGCCTCGGCGGTGCACATGAACATCTTCGGCCTGCACCCGGTGGTGGTGTTCGGCACCGACGAACAAAAGCAGCGCTGGCTGCCGCCGCTGATCGCGGGCACAGACCGCGCCTGCTTTGGCGTGACCGAGCCCAACACCGGCCTCAACACGCTCAAGCTCAAGACGCGCGCGGTGCGCGATGGCAACCACTACGTGGTGCATGGCCAGAAGGTCTGGATCAGCACCGCGCAGGTCGCCAACAAGATGCTGCTGCTGGCGCGCACGACGCCCATCGAGGAATGCAAAGGCACGGAAGGCCTGAGCCTGTTCTATACCGACATGGACCGCAGCAAGATCGAGGTGCACGAGATCGAGAAGCTGGGCCGCAAGTGCGTGGACTCGAACCAGGTGTTCATCGACGGCCTGCGCATTCCCGTCGAGGACCGCGTGGGCGAGGAAGGCAAGGGCTTCAGCTACATCCTGCACGGCCTGAACCCCGAGCGCATCCTGATCGCCAGCGAAGCCGTGGGCCTGGGCCGCGCGGCGCTGCAGCGCGCGGCCGGCTATGCGAACGAACGCGAAGTCTTTGGCCGGCCCATCGGCAAGAACCAGGGCATCCAGCACCCGCTGGCCAAATCGTGGATGGAACTCGAGGCCGCGCATCTGATGGTGCAAAAAGCCGCGTGGCTCTATGACCAGCATCTGCCCTGTGCGGCCGAGGCCAACAGCGCCAAATACCTGGCGGCGGAGGCCTGCTACCACGCCTGCGAGAACGCGATCTTCACGCATGGCGGCATGGGCTATGCGAAGGAATACCACGTCGAGCGCTATCTGCGCGAGTCCTGGATTCCGCGGCTCGCGCCGGTGAGTCCGCAGCTGATTCTGTGCTTCATCGCGGAGAAGGTGCTGGGGCTGCCGAAGTCGTATTGAACTTCCCGTTCGCCCTGCGCTTGCCTGGGCGGCCCCGCCGAAGAATGGGATCAGCCCGTTCCGCTTTCCCCGTTCTCCGTTCGCCCTGAGCCCGTCGAAGGGTGAACCCAGAGCGTTTGCTGAAGCGAGATTCTTTTGGCGGCGCGGACATGGCACACAGATCACGCCCAGAACCGCCCTTCGGCAGGCTCAGGGCGAACGGTATCTATTTGCCTAGCGGCTTCGACTCAGGCGCATCTGTCATCGCTCAACAGAAATTGCCTCACGAAAAATCTGGAGACCAGCATGCCTTTTCACAACCTCGAAATCGAAACCCAGGGCCCCACCGCCACCGTCTGGCTCAATCGCCCCGAGGTCCGCAACGCGCTCGATGAAGTGCTGCTCGCGGAAATCACCCAGGCGGTGAACCAGCTGGAGCGCGACGACCGCATCCGCGTGCTGGTGATCGCCGGCCGTGGCAAGGCGTTTTGCGCCGGCGCGGACCTGAACTGGATGAAGCGCATGGCCAGCTACAGCGAGGCGCAGAACCACGCCGATGCGATGGGCCTGGCGACCATGCTCAAGACGCTGCACGGCGTGCGCAAGCCGACGATTGCGCGCGTGCATGGCGCGGCGTTTGCGGGCGGCATGGGCCTGGCCGCCGCCTGCGATGTGGTGGTGGCCGAGCCCACGGTCGAGTTCTGTCTGTCCGAGGTGCGCATCGGCCTGATTCCCTCGACCATCTCGCCCTATATCCTCCAGGCCCTGGGCACGCAGGCCGCCAAGCGCTACATGCTCACCGCGGAACGCCTCGGCGCCCAGGAAGCGCACCGGCTGGGGTTTGTGCAGGCCTTGTCGGAGCCCGGCGGTATCGACCACAGCGTCGCGCAGATTGCCCAGGCCTTGATTGCCGGCGGCCCGAGCGCGCTGGCCCGCACCAAGGCGCTGATCGATGCGGTGGCCAACCGCGCGCTGGACGATGAGCTGGTCACCGAGACCGCTGGCTTGATTGCCAGCGTGAGAGCCTCCAGCGAAGGCCGCGAAGGCGTGGCCTCGTTTCTGGAGAAGCGCCGGCCGGCGTGGCTCGGGTCCGCGCGCGGCTGACGCTGGCTCATCAAACAAGGGGATCGCCCACGCCATGAACACCCGCACCTGCAGCGGCAGGTGCGCGCGGGCGGGATACATCAGCGTCAGGGAAATCGTGCCCCAGTCCACCGCCTCCAGCACCGGAACCAGCGTGCACGCGGGCAATGCCGACCGGCGCCCGGTGGAGTGTTGCGCTGGGGCGCGAATGGCTGGCGCAGCTTCATACCGGCGAGATCCAGGCGGTGGCCGATTACGCCCGCTGCGCCGGGCGGCTGCGTGCTGCGCGCACGCAATGCTTCGGGAGAGCATCCGTTCGAGACGTCGGATGCGCAGTTCGACTTGATCAGCAGCTATTTCGTCGCGCCGGCTGATGACGAAGGGTTCGACGTGGTGCGCCATCGGACACCGTGACGCACGCCGACAGGCCCGGCGCGAATGGGGGCGGCATTAAGCGCTATGCTTGGCCTCCCCTCACTCTCCGGACTCTTGCGCACCCATGCCGACATCGAAGCCCGCCGTACTGGTCACCGCAGCCACCGGCCGCATTGGCGGCAGTGTCGTGCGCAGCCTCGCAGAGGACGATTCCATCTCCCTGGTTGCGGGCGTGCGTTCGGCGGCGAAGGCGCAAGCCCTTGCCGACCAGGGCATACGCAGCGTGCTGCTGGACTTCGACAAGCCGCAAACCCTGGGCCCGGCGCTGGCAGGAATCGACCGCGTGTTTCTTGCCACCGGCTACAGCGTGGACATGCTGCGCCAGAGCAAGGAATTCCTCGATGCGGCCAAAAAGGCCGGCGTGCGGCATGTGGCGCATCTGGGCGCCTGCGGCCCGGACGACACCAGCGTCGCCCACTGGGCCTGGCATCAGCTCGTGGAGCGCTATATCGAGTGGAGCGGCTTCTCGTTCACGCATCTGCGGCCCGAAGCCTTCATGCAGAACCTTTTGCACTACGACGGCACCCAGGCCACACACCGGGGCGTGGTCCGGCAGTTCATCGGCGACGCGCGCATCAGCTGGGTCGATGGCGACGACGTGGCGCTGGTGGCCAGCCGCGCCTTGCTGCAGCCGCAGTTGCACGCCGGGCAGACCTACCGGCTGGGCTACGATGCCAAGTCCTATGCCGAGGTCGCGGCCATCATGACCGCCGTGCTGGGCCAGCCGTTCCGCTACGAAGCGCAGCCGCCCGAAGTCTTCCTGGAGGAGATGCGCGCCGCGGGCGCCGAGATGGCCTATATGGCCTGCGTCTACGACAGCTTCAAGCGCACCGCCAGCGGCGCGATTCCGGGTGTCGACCAGACCTTCGACAACTTCGCGGCGATCACCGGCAGGCAACCCGTGAAGTGGGAAGAATTCGTGCGCAAGCACCGCACGGCACTGGCTTACTGAGAGCGCCGGCGCGGCGCCCGGGTCAGCGCCGCTTGTCCGAATAAAGCTCCAGCCCATTCGCCTGCATCCGATACCCGCTCTGCCCCATCTCGGTCTTTTCGCGCCCGGTGCGCAGCACGCCGGTGAGCCAGACCGCATCCATGGATTTGGCCAGCCGCGAGGGCTTGTCCAGCCTCACATGGATGATCTGGTTCGCGGGCGGCGGCGGCGTGTGGATGCAGGCGCCGAAATACGGCACCAGCAGGAATTCGCGCAGGCCTTCGCGGCCCTCCTCCAGCGGCACCACATAGCCGGGCAGGCGCACGGCGCGGCCGTTCATGGCCTGGTTGACGGGCGCTTCGTCCCAGCGCTGGCGCAGGCGCGCCAGCAGTTGCTGGGCGCGCGGGTCGGAGTCGGACAACTGGTCCGGATTCACGCCTTCGAGGCCGGCGGCGGGGTCCCAGCCGGCAGGGACCAGGGCGTCCCAGGAGATGGTTTCGGGCGCCGGCTTGGCGGGCGCGGCGCGGCCGGCGCCAGCCAGCGGTGCGGCGAAGGCCAGCGCCAGCCACTGGCAGGCCAGTCGCCGGGACGTGGATGGGAGGGTGCGAACCATGGAGGCTCCTGGTAACTGCGTGGCCGGAATTTTTTAGCGGCTAAAAGGCGAGGCCGCCATGCGCGGCCCGGAGAAGCTGCGCGTTTCATGTTCATGGTCGTCGTGCGGCGCCACGCCCTCGCGCGAGCGCCGCAGCCAGACCTGGGCCAGCGTCGCGTCCTGGGGCACGCCGTAGCCGCGCGCGTAGTTCTGTCCCAGCGCCTTCTGCGCCGACGGGTTGCCGGCCAGTGCCGCCTCCTGCAGCCAGCGCAGCGCTGCGGGCAGGTCGCGGCGCACGCCGTGGCCGGCCTCGTACAAGCGGTAGAGCTCGTATTGGCTCTTGGACGCGCAGGGCGCATCGGCATGCGCCGTCTTGGCGTACCAGGCGTGCGCCTGCTTGCCGTCCTTGGCCACGCCGCCCGTGCCATCGCGGTAGAAATCGCCGACCATGCATTGCGCGGTGACCGAGCCCGCCGCAGCGGCCTGGCGGAACCAGCGCAACGCGGTGGCCAGGTCGCGCGGCGCTGCTCTGCTGCCGTTGAGATAGGCAAACGCCAGCTCGAGCTGCGCCGGAACATGCCCCTTGGCCGCCGCTTGCTGCAGCAGGCCCAGCGCGCGCGGCAGGTCCGCGGCGGCGCCGGTCTGGCCGCGGTAGTGGCGGCTGAGCGCATGCAGGGCCGCGGCATGGCCGCTGGCCGCGGCCTGTTCGTAGAGCTGCAGGCTGCGCTCGCGGTCCAGCGCGACGCCGCTGCCCTGGCTGTAGCGGTTGGCCAGTGTATAGCGCGCGCTGGCCGAGCCTTGCAGTGCCTGGCGCTGCAGCTGATCGAGGTCCGGGCTGCTGGCGGCGGCGCTGGCGCAGGCCAGGGCCAGCAGCAGCGCGGCAGGGCGCAGCCGCTTGCGGGGGGACGGGAGAGTGTCCATGGTCGTCATCCTGGGCAGGGAGCAAGAATGCGATCCCCGCGGCCGCGTTGCACGGCCGCGGGGATCCGCGCTGCATCAGCGGAAGGTCTGCGCCGGGTTGCCCGCGGGCACCACGATTTCGCTGGCCGGCGTGAGCGAGATCGTCACCGTATTGCCGCTGGTGATGCGCGCCAGGATCTGCTGGGCCTCCTCCAGCGTCGCCACGCGCTGCGTGCGCAGCACCTCGGGCGGATGGAACGTGCCCTTGGCGGCATGCACCGACTCCACCGGGCCGCCGCTATAGGTCACGCTGCGACCCAGGCCCGGGCTGTTCTGCACGAAGCCATCCGGGATATAGCCCTTGTACCCGGGGTCCTGCACATCGATCGAGACCTGCACGAAGTAGCCGTCCGGATCATTGGTGTAGCGGTCGGTGGCGGTGACGATGCCCTCGGCCAGCAGCGGCAGCGCGGGGTTCTTGTTCTGCGCGCCGACAAAGCCCTGGATGATCTTGCCGCCATCGAGCAGCCTGGCCGACACGTTCGTCAAGCCGTTCTCGCGCCCGGGCTTGAACGGGCCCGAGGTCTCGATGCTCTTGTAGGTCGCGTTGTTGGCGTCGCTGGCCTTGTACGAAGCCACCGAGCGGCGCTTTTCCAGCTGGTTGGAGAACTCGCCGGTGAGCTTCTGGCCGTTGACCAGCGGCGAGTCATGGACCTTGCGGTTCATGGCGTCGAACATGGTCAGCTGCCTGGACACATTCGCCGGGTCGCGGTTGTAGGCCTTGAGCGCCTGGAACACTTCGACGATGGGGAACTGGTTCGTGTGCTGGGGCGAGACGAAATCCACATCGAGGTTGTTTTGCAGGTAGCTGAAGCCATGCTGGAACGACAGGCGCAGCCAGCCGTTGGCGGGCGTCGGGCTGTTGAGCCCGTTGAAGCCATAGCCGCCGTGGTAGCCAAAGGTATAGAACTGGTTGTCGGCCGGGTTCTTGACCTTGAACAGCATGTTGGTGGTGCCGGGCGTATGGCCGGGCGACCAGATCACCTTGATCTGCACATTGCCGTAGTCATACCACTTGTCGTACTCGTAGAAGTTGCTGGTGCGCGCGCGGATCACGGTTTCCGAGGCGGGCAGCGCGCCGGCAATGTTCCAGGTGTTGCCCTGCAGGTCGCTCTTGACGCCTTCGACGTCCTCGCGCGAGGCCC encodes:
- a CDS encoding LysR family transcriptional regulator, coding for MPRENLNDLLVFFAVAQDRSFTRAAARLGVSQSALSHTIRGLEERMGVRLLSRTTRSMSPTDAGERLLQRVAPRLDEIERELAAVRDMGERPSGNIRITAIDYVLDTVVWPRLAPVLSRYPDVRVEFNMDYRLVDIAADRFDIGVRFGDQVDKDMVAVRLTPDVQQTIVAAPDYFKSHSLPTQVQDLARHNCIPMKLHGGGIYAWELLDGGRPVEVRIDGQVTFNGAFQMLNAALDGYGLAFLPEELTRLHIEAGRLVSVMAACCPKFPGLHAYYASQRHSSRALRLVIDALRMT
- a CDS encoding LysR family transcriptional regulator; amino-acid sequence: MKLHFLRYFVVLAEELHFGRAASRLAITQPPLSSAIKSLEEELEVQLLIRDSKHVELTQAGEAFLEEARQILEQVARASNVAKSVARGMRGRLEIGMTGSQIYREVPGIIQQFHAQMPDVNVVLNEMSSAEQIDQLLRGQIHAGFVNAAAVPPQLEFLPMAEDEFLLCLPEDHPKAHCESVELKQLEHELFVMFSRVVAPANYDNVIAIFSRAGIHPRVAHAARQWLTIIAMVANGLGISVVPRSLARSRVHGVRFVGIKGEQVLAPAMLVWNPAYCPPTLRSFIGCARRVLAGSGA
- a CDS encoding Bug family tripartite tricarboxylate transporter substrate binding protein, whose amino-acid sequence is MKSIPRVLALAAGLLAASAAFSQSYPSMPVTMVVPFAAGSGTDAVARVVAKKLGERLKQPVLVDNRAGANAQIAAQAVAKAKPDGYTLFMTTNTSHSANPSLILNLKYDPIKDFTPVARVGELPFALVVNKDDPARTLREWIDNTKAQPGKLSYATPNSTSLVASETIKRIARLDVLSVPYKSSPQALTDLIGGTVQMYVVDVGSGMGMIQSGSVRVLGVTTKEPLKSMPNVVPIVKEVPGFDLTSWNGIFGPAGMPKPIVDKINAELQQALADKEVQKSLAQLGFEIWPTKTPEEFAKYVGDQLAHWNTLVKQAGIRAQ
- a CDS encoding CaiB/BaiF CoA transferase family protein, which encodes MDATNPADPRTPAGPLAGVKVLDLTSVVMGPFATQILAQLGAEVIKVETPEGDNMRHVGPMRHAGMGPIFLHANAGKKSIVLDLKHPEGREAALTLAESCDVFISNVRPQALTRLGLDYDAVRARNPRIIHVSCCGFDQDGPDAAKPAYDDLIQGATGVPWLMGQYGAPEPAYMPTTLADRVTGLHTVYAVTAALYARTQSGTGQAVVVPMFEAMAQFILGDHMAGLSFEPPMGGAGYARLLTPHRKPYLTSDGMLCVLIYNDKHWKGFFDAIGESEGLAHDPRFATHSARAANIDAVYAEVARLMRTRSTAQWRALLDAADVPNMPMNSPQDLLDNPQLRATGFVSDTVHPTEGPMHTLAHPTKWSATPPARHFAPAPQLGEHTRELLEDAGYAPDRIDALLAQGACRAAS
- a CDS encoding cupin domain-containing protein, with the protein product MNPRYLVRTADVPSYQPANHHHTFNQRLIGPETVGAQQMEVLLGTLHKGGGALPHAHPGIEQACHLLEGTAHVEVAGEAFDMVPGDTCFFPADEMHVFTVTSETPVKLLVIYSPPYGESPDKVIRPAQATAQESAA
- a CDS encoding acyl-CoA dehydrogenase family protein, translated to MNFALTPDQEQIRDAIERVCAPFDADYWLRKDQQGGFPEDFHQALAASGWLGIAMPEAYGGAGLGISEAALMMHTIAATGAGLSGASAVHMNIFGLHPVVVFGTDEQKQRWLPPLIAGTDRACFGVTEPNTGLNTLKLKTRAVRDGNHYVVHGQKVWISTAQVANKMLLLARTTPIEECKGTEGLSLFYTDMDRSKIEVHEIEKLGRKCVDSNQVFIDGLRIPVEDRVGEEGKGFSYILHGLNPERILIASEAVGLGRAALQRAAGYANEREVFGRPIGKNQGIQHPLAKSWMELEAAHLMVQKAAWLYDQHLPCAAEANSAKYLAAEACYHACENAIFTHGGMGYAKEYHVERYLRESWIPRLAPVSPQLILCFIAEKVLGLPKSY
- a CDS encoding enoyl-CoA hydratase/isomerase family protein, producing MPFHNLEIETQGPTATVWLNRPEVRNALDEVLLAEITQAVNQLERDDRIRVLVIAGRGKAFCAGADLNWMKRMASYSEAQNHADAMGLATMLKTLHGVRKPTIARVHGAAFAGGMGLAAACDVVVAEPTVEFCLSEVRIGLIPSTISPYILQALGTQAAKRYMLTAERLGAQEAHRLGFVQALSEPGGIDHSVAQIAQALIAGGPSALARTKALIDAVANRALDDELVTETAGLIASVRASSEGREGVASFLEKRRPAWLGSARG
- a CDS encoding SDR family oxidoreductase is translated as MPTSKPAVLVTAATGRIGGSVVRSLAEDDSISLVAGVRSAAKAQALADQGIRSVLLDFDKPQTLGPALAGIDRVFLATGYSVDMLRQSKEFLDAAKKAGVRHVAHLGACGPDDTSVAHWAWHQLVERYIEWSGFSFTHLRPEAFMQNLLHYDGTQATHRGVVRQFIGDARISWVDGDDVALVASRALLQPQLHAGQTYRLGYDAKSYAEVAAIMTAVLGQPFRYEAQPPEVFLEEMRAAGAEMAYMACVYDSFKRTASGAIPGVDQTFDNFAAITGRQPVKWEEFVRKHRTALAY
- a CDS encoding DUF3299 domain-containing protein, which gives rise to MVRTLPSTSRRLACQWLALAFAAPLAGAGRAAPAKPAPETISWDALVPAGWDPAAGLEGVNPDQLSDSDPRAQQLLARLRQRWDEAPVNQAMNGRAVRLPGYVVPLEEGREGLREFLLVPYFGACIHTPPPPANQIIHVRLDKPSRLAKSMDAVWLTGVLRTGREKTEMGQSGYRMQANGLELYSDKRR
- a CDS encoding tetratricopeptide repeat protein, translating into MDTLPSPRKRLRPAALLLALACASAAASSPDLDQLQRQALQGSASARYTLANRYSQGSGVALDRERSLQLYEQAAASGHAAALHALSRHYRGQTGAAADLPRALGLLQQAAAKGHVPAQLELAFAYLNGSRAAPRDLATALRWFRQAAAAGSVTAQCMVGDFYRDGTGGVAKDGKQAHAWYAKTAHADAPCASKSQYELYRLYEAGHGVRRDLPAALRWLQEAALAGNPSAQKALGQNYARGYGVPQDATLAQVWLRRSREGVAPHDDHEHETRSFSGPRMAASPFSR